The genomic interval GCTTCGGGCAGTTCGGCATGGGAATCCTTGGCGGGTTGCTCATAGGCCTCTCCCTCTTTCCCGCAGCACTTCTGAAGCCGCTCGAGCCCCCCCTGTACCCGGTGCTGCCCCTGTTTCTGGCGCTCGTGGGTTTGGGGGGCGGGCTGACCTACCTGCTGGTCCGAAAGCCCTGGCGGGCCTACGATACCTGGGACTGCGGCTTCCACCCCCTCACCCCCGAGATGCAGCCCCACGCCCTGGGCTATAGCGAGCAGCTCCTGCGGCTCTTCCCCTTTGTCGAGCTCAAAACCCACCTGTCTCGGGAGGGAATGCTGAGCCCCCCTAGGGTGCGCCTCGAGGTCAGGGACTGGTTCCAGGCCCCCCTGGCCCGCCTGGCCCAGGGCTACGCCACCCTCGCCCGCGGGGTGCAGCGCCTGCAGTCGGGCAGCCTGCACCTCTACTTGCTGCTGCAATTCCTGGCCCTGCTCTTCGTTTTGGGGGTGGTCTGGCGATGAGCGCCCTGGTGCTCCTCCTGCTGGCCCCGCTCTTCACCGGCAGCCTCAAGTGGCTCAAGGCCAGGCTGCAAAACCGGCTGGGTCCGGACCCCTTCTACGACTACAAGAACCTCTTCAAGCTCTGGCGCAAGACCTGGATCAGGCCCCGAGGACGATCCCCTTTGGGACCGGGCAGGCCCGGTACACCGGGTGGACGATCCCCTACCCCGCCTACCGGCGGCGAAAGAAGCGTCTCGGGACGGAGCAAGCTCCGTACACCGGGAGGAGCCAGCCCCCTCTTCCTGCTCGCGCCTGTGGTGAGCCTGCTCGGCGTGGGGCTCGCCGCAGCCCTCCTGCCGGTGCTGCCGGGGATTTCCTTCGCCGGGGACTTCCTGGTGCTGGTCTACCTCCTGAACCTGGGCCGCTTCTTCCAGGTCCTGGCCGCGCTGGATACCGGCAGTGCCTTCGGGGGCCAGGGCAGTTATCGGGAGAACCTGGTGGCGGTGCTGGCCGAGCCCGGCACCGTGCTGGCCCTGGGGGCCGCCGGGCTGGCTTCGGGGGGCTTCTCGCTGGCCGCCTTCGCTCCCCTTTCACCGCAGAACGCCCTGGTCTACACCCTGGCCCTGGTGGCCTTATCGTTGGCCCTGCTGGCCGAAGGAGCCCGTATGCCGGTGGACGACCCCACCACCCACCTCGAGCTCACCATGATCCACGAGGCCCAGTTGCTCGATCACTCCGGCCCCCTTTTGGCTCTCTACGAACTCTCGGCGGGGATGAAGCTCTTGGTGTACATCGGCCTCATCGCCCTGCTCCTGCCCTTTGGGGGGTTATCCTTCCCTGCGGCGCTCCTGCTGGCCTGGCTGGCGCTGGGCTACCTGGAGACCTACGGGGTCAAGCTGCGCTACTTGAGGCTCCCCGACCTGATGAGCTACAGCACGCTCACGGGCATCCTGGCCGTACTGGGGGTGGTGTTACGCTTTCGGATCTAGCCCCTAACCTGACGCTGGCCATACTGGCTGCGGGGTTCTTGATGGTGGGCCGCAAGAGCCTGGACGCATGGATCCGGCTCTACGCCCTGCAGAACGTGCTCCTGGCGCTTTTGGCCTTCGTGCTGTCCGATGGGGAGCGGCACTTGGTGGCAGCCGGATTGGCCCTGCTCTTCATCAAGGGGGTGCTCATCCCCCGCTACCTCTTCTGGCTGCTGGAGCGCCTGGGGATCAGCCACGAGGTGGAGTCCTACCTCTCCATTCCCCTATCGCTGCTCCTGGGTGGAGTCTTGGTGGCGGTGGGCTTCCGCGTGGGGAGCAGCTTCGTCCTGGAGGGGGCCCGGCTGCCGGAGGCCGTACCGGTGGCCCTGGGCCTGATCCTGCTGGGGATGCTCTCCATGGCTAGCCGCAAAAAGGCGGTCACCCAGGTGCTGGGATTTCTGGCCCTGGAGAACGGGGTCTTCCTGCTGGCTTTAGCCGAGAGTCGTGGCCTGCCGCTGTTCATCGAGCTGGGGGTGGCCCTCGACGCTTTTGCCGCCGTGGTGC from Meiothermus sp. Pnk-1 carries:
- a CDS encoding respiratory chain complex I subunit 1 family protein — its product is MSALVLLLLAPLFTGSLKWLKARLQNRLGPDPFYDYKNLFKLWRKTWIRPRGRSPLGPGRPGTPGGRSPTPPTGGERSVSGRSKLRTPGGASPLFLLAPVVSLLGVGLAAALLPVLPGISFAGDFLVLVYLLNLGRFFQVLAALDTGSAFGGQGSYRENLVAVLAEPGTVLALGAAGLASGGFSLAAFAPLSPQNALVYTLALVALSLALLAEGARMPVDDPTTHLELTMIHEAQLLDHSGPLLALYELSAGMKLLVYIGLIALLLPFGGLSFPAALLLAWLALGYLETYGVKLRYLRLPDLMSYSTLTGILAVLGVVLRFRI